A genomic region of Kribbella sp. NBC_00382 contains the following coding sequences:
- a CDS encoding helix-turn-helix domain-containing protein — protein MTRDGDSGSTARGVGDPGAGGGSVGERVRASIPLHLSQRRLAPEIGMTHDALSRALNGQRHFSVLEIARLADYLGLDTHWLITGEQDPYRVRLAARHTWGKSSADQEEQDAAIIARVVETYRAAYAAEGVGSTSMRLPADPSELRAMLPSADVRGLSEQVEGALGIDIVRDPGLSTDYSFRIGEHAVILLKSTIYWFRANWSIAHELGHLALGHHVRDRTTAAEEAPADAFAREFLLPEVKVRAVDWRTVDLGELARWVWDAGVSTAALSHRLRHLNLATSKQVQEALKETTPKLMRAHVEQLRNNRVHGDPIWERENATTGRQFPEHLVAALTERVEVGEADPYLLAWVREVPVDDLSWPEPDVDAPLADQETRRGEEDDSHWFDLLEER, from the coding sequence ATGACCAGAGATGGGGACTCCGGCAGTACCGCTCGCGGTGTTGGTGATCCGGGTGCTGGTGGCGGTTCCGTCGGGGAGCGGGTTCGGGCTTCGATTCCTTTGCATTTGAGTCAGCGGAGGTTGGCGCCGGAGATTGGGATGACGCATGACGCGCTGTCTCGTGCGCTTAACGGGCAGCGGCACTTTTCGGTGTTGGAGATTGCTCGGTTGGCCGACTATCTCGGTCTCGACACCCATTGGCTGATCACCGGTGAGCAGGATCCGTATCGGGTGCGGCTGGCGGCGCGGCATACCTGGGGGAAGAGTTCGGCTGATCAGGAAGAGCAGGATGCGGCGATCATCGCTCGCGTTGTCGAGACGTATCGCGCGGCGTACGCGGCTGAAGGTGTGGGCTCGACGTCCATGCGGCTTCCTGCTGATCCGAGCGAGCTGCGGGCGATGCTTCCGAGCGCCGATGTCAGGGGTTTGTCGGAGCAGGTCGAAGGCGCGTTGGGCATCGACATCGTGCGGGACCCGGGGCTGTCCACCGACTACTCGTTCCGGATCGGTGAACACGCAGTCATCCTGTTGAAGAGCACCATCTATTGGTTCCGGGCCAACTGGTCGATCGCGCACGAGCTCGGTCATCTCGCGCTGGGCCATCATGTCCGCGACCGAACGACGGCTGCGGAAGAGGCGCCGGCTGACGCGTTCGCCAGGGAGTTCCTGCTTCCCGAAGTAAAGGTACGTGCGGTGGATTGGCGGACCGTCGATCTCGGTGAGCTTGCACGATGGGTATGGGATGCCGGGGTTTCGACAGCCGCACTGTCCCATCGGTTACGCCACCTGAACCTGGCGACCTCCAAGCAAGTGCAAGAAGCGCTCAAGGAGACGACTCCGAAGTTGATGCGGGCGCATGTGGAGCAGCTTCGGAACAATCGTGTGCACGGAGATCCGATCTGGGAGCGCGAGAACGCGACGACTGGGCGGCAGTTTCCCGAGCACCTGGTTGCTGCACTCACCGAACGCGTTGAGGTTGGCGAGGCAGACCCCTACCTACTGGCCTGGGTCCGTGAGGTACCGGTCGACGACCTCTCCTGGCCTGAGCCGGATGTCGATGCTCCTTTGGCTGATCAAGAGACACGCAGGGGCGAGGAGGACGACTCGCACTGGTTCGACCTGCTTGAAGAACGGTGA
- a CDS encoding glycoside hydrolase family 76 protein, which produces MKRFQPRPPEVIEEIIAVFRAARTLQVLMAGAVLVAAALAAPSAGAAPAASAATGPTATARARVAADEVMSSYEPNKAWFPSSWWNSAVALQTVGDYMERTGDRRYLPQLDNTFEKDKGVFPAGYLSGDPLLGNFTSRAIDDSEWWGLTWIQAYDLTKNRKYLDMAVTIAEYVEGYWDPSTCGGGVWWNGERTYKNAVTNGLWIRLTAELHNRLPRDKHWLGRAKEGWNWFTASGMINSAGLVNDGLKDDCQSNGDTVWSYNQGLAIGAGLELWRATHDPKLLTTVRRLADAAIAPGGLVTNGVLTEYCDAPGRTCDDNGKQFKGIFMRYWMDLADTTHDRRYTDFVAQQAATVWGNDRDAADRLGEQWSGAEPNVFDWRTQASALSALIAAVPSTPPVRSLSATTDPALPVVMPSTGAATHVKLTVNIQATGHEPLQVAVRAAAPSGWAVTPPRSNVALRPHGNAVPVHSSVKLDVTIPAGTPDGRYSVTATATSGSQLSFSTRADILIANTADFDTGTAAETPWLWDADGSQSNGIQNRFADGHSYFVYRFPFPADTTTASATLTIDNEFVIQASGDGQHWTTLATETQQFHDGENKAARTFDLTPHLGPDKATYIRIADSFPDDGWGGRVYHVTAVHD; this is translated from the coding sequence GTGAAACGTTTCCAACCTCGCCCGCCTGAAGTCATCGAGGAGATCATCGCCGTGTTTCGTGCTGCCCGAACTCTGCAGGTACTGATGGCCGGAGCAGTCCTGGTTGCCGCCGCACTGGCCGCACCGTCTGCCGGTGCGGCTCCAGCGGCTTCAGCCGCCACTGGCCCGACGGCGACCGCTCGGGCCCGCGTCGCGGCTGACGAGGTGATGAGCTCCTACGAACCGAACAAGGCATGGTTCCCGTCGAGTTGGTGGAACTCCGCGGTTGCCTTGCAGACCGTCGGCGATTACATGGAACGCACCGGCGACCGGCGCTACCTTCCCCAGCTGGACAACACCTTCGAGAAGGACAAGGGCGTGTTCCCGGCGGGGTACCTGTCCGGCGATCCGCTGCTCGGCAACTTCACCAGCCGCGCCATCGACGACTCCGAGTGGTGGGGCCTGACCTGGATCCAGGCGTACGACCTGACGAAGAACCGCAAGTACCTCGACATGGCGGTCACGATCGCGGAGTACGTCGAGGGCTACTGGGACCCGAGCACCTGTGGCGGCGGCGTCTGGTGGAACGGGGAACGCACCTACAAGAACGCTGTCACCAACGGGCTGTGGATCCGCCTCACCGCCGAACTCCACAACCGCCTGCCGCGTGACAAGCATTGGCTCGGTCGCGCGAAGGAGGGCTGGAACTGGTTCACCGCCAGCGGCATGATCAACTCCGCCGGCCTGGTCAACGACGGTTTGAAGGACGACTGCCAGAGCAACGGCGACACGGTCTGGAGCTACAACCAGGGCCTGGCCATCGGCGCCGGCCTCGAACTGTGGCGAGCAACCCACGACCCGAAGCTGTTGACCACGGTACGACGGCTGGCCGACGCGGCGATCGCCCCGGGTGGGCTGGTGACCAACGGCGTCCTGACGGAGTACTGCGATGCACCCGGCCGCACATGCGACGACAACGGCAAGCAGTTCAAGGGCATCTTCATGCGCTACTGGATGGACCTCGCCGACACCACGCACGATCGCCGCTACACCGATTTCGTTGCCCAGCAGGCCGCAACGGTCTGGGGCAACGACCGGGACGCGGCCGATAGGTTGGGCGAGCAATGGTCAGGCGCCGAGCCGAACGTCTTCGACTGGCGTACCCAGGCCAGCGCCCTCAGCGCGCTGATCGCTGCCGTACCGTCCACCCCGCCAGTACGGTCGTTGTCGGCCACGACCGATCCGGCCCTTCCGGTGGTGATGCCGTCGACCGGCGCCGCCACCCACGTGAAGCTGACGGTCAACATCCAGGCCACGGGACACGAGCCGCTCCAAGTCGCCGTACGAGCCGCTGCCCCGTCGGGATGGGCCGTCACTCCCCCACGCTCGAACGTCGCACTTCGCCCCCACGGCAACGCCGTACCGGTGCACTCGTCCGTCAAGCTCGACGTGACGATTCCAGCCGGTACGCCGGACGGTCGCTACTCGGTGACCGCGACGGCGACGTCCGGATCGCAGCTGTCGTTCAGCACCCGAGCTGACATCCTGATCGCGAACACCGCCGACTTCGACACCGGTACGGCGGCCGAGACTCCCTGGCTGTGGGACGCGGACGGCTCACAGAGCAACGGCATCCAGAACCGTTTCGCCGACGGCCACTCGTACTTCGTCTACCGCTTCCCGTTCCCGGCAGACACCACCACGGCCTCCGCGACCCTGACGATCGACAACGAGTTCGTCATCCAGGCCAGCGGCGACGGCCAGCACTGGACCACCCTGGCGACCGAAACCCAGCAGTTCCACGACGGCGAGAACAAGGCGGCCAGAACGTTCGACCTAACACCTCACCTCGGCCCGGACAAGGCAACCTACATCCGCATCGCCGACTCCTTCCCCGACGACGGCTGGGGCGGCCGCGTCTACCACGTGACCGCCGTACACGACTGA
- a CDS encoding glycosyltransferase family 4 protein, which produces MRSTPTEPHVLMMVANDISNDARVLKEAVALARTGLRVTLLGVSASGTESLESLDGRIVMMRLPGAFPLRDGRNRRRARRRARRIPFVGYRHHTFPVARQLAIDARFADLKAASGRATADRKAGSISPLRYRFGVVGRGLRKRTLNLARRGATARDAATEPQHERFRSVWQWWDERLGQVAWPVDWRRVVPEAYDYENIFADVIDELAPDVLHAHDMHLIGVAARAAGRAALRGRKLEVVYDAHEYVKGLSRYGGRTPRFIAAWAQHERENIGAADRVITVSPAIARALQADHRLKREPTVIMNTPSQFDDSAEIIDLRARTGLAAEVPLIVYSGGITHARGVETAIQALLDLPGVHLAVVCVPSIGTKPVQELRDLAESLQVEDRVHYLNPVGPGEVVPFLRTADVGLIPILRYPSHEMALPNKVFEYLFAGLPVVTSNMQSLTEFMNETGVGEVFEVENPKDLAAKVTRVLANPAPYRERAADPQLQREMSWEGQAGHLRELYGDLVGQTLPATAPPAPPQVFIGPLNTAGQAGRWAQAIERNHPGVFGMSMRIEAGKHDLPADWTIKRERYTSSLNWKVATTDYFLNNVSHVLAEGGRPILGDSESTWFSKDLQLFDAAGIKHGVVFHGPEVRDPAQHRDLYPHSPFADPTNRGTVLLQAAVDRLRELLADYDGPRFVATPDLLDYVEGAIWLPAAVNLDSDPVTQPVLERDVPVVLHALSRTDQKGTAGIDAVLSELQADGRIEYQRIGGVSHDELSKLVQDADIVVDQLLLGTYGAFAVEAMAAGRVTVGHVAKHVRDLLPAQLPIVEATPQTLRDVIEQLVTDRAPARTAAQAGYDYVKAIHDGRKSAEALSTFINPPAS; this is translated from the coding sequence ATGAGGTCGACACCCACCGAACCACACGTGCTCATGATGGTCGCCAACGACATCAGCAACGACGCGCGGGTGCTCAAGGAAGCGGTGGCGCTGGCTCGTACTGGTCTGCGGGTGACCTTGCTCGGGGTATCGGCCAGCGGTACGGAGTCGCTGGAATCTCTGGACGGCCGGATCGTGATGATGCGGCTGCCGGGTGCCTTCCCGCTGCGCGACGGCCGGAACCGGCGCCGGGCCAGACGGCGGGCGCGGCGGATCCCCTTCGTGGGCTACCGGCACCACACCTTTCCAGTTGCCCGGCAGCTCGCGATCGACGCCCGCTTCGCCGACCTCAAGGCCGCGTCAGGTCGTGCCACTGCTGACCGCAAGGCGGGATCGATCAGTCCGTTGCGCTATCGGTTTGGAGTAGTGGGCCGGGGCCTTCGGAAGCGGACCCTGAACCTGGCCCGCCGGGGAGCCACGGCTCGTGACGCGGCCACCGAGCCTCAGCACGAGCGGTTCCGGTCCGTCTGGCAATGGTGGGACGAGCGGCTCGGCCAGGTCGCGTGGCCGGTCGACTGGCGACGCGTCGTACCGGAAGCCTATGACTACGAGAACATCTTCGCGGACGTGATCGACGAGCTGGCACCGGACGTCCTGCACGCCCACGACATGCACCTGATCGGGGTGGCGGCGCGGGCCGCCGGCCGCGCCGCGTTGCGGGGTCGCAAACTCGAGGTCGTCTACGACGCACACGAGTACGTCAAGGGACTCTCGAGGTACGGCGGCCGGACGCCCCGGTTCATCGCTGCCTGGGCCCAGCACGAGCGGGAGAACATCGGCGCCGCGGACCGGGTGATCACTGTCAGCCCGGCGATCGCTCGCGCCCTGCAAGCCGACCATAGGCTGAAGCGTGAACCGACCGTCATCATGAACACCCCCAGCCAGTTCGACGACTCGGCCGAGATCATCGACCTGCGCGCCCGGACCGGGCTCGCAGCCGAGGTTCCGCTGATCGTCTACAGCGGCGGTATCACCCACGCCCGCGGCGTCGAGACCGCGATCCAGGCGCTCCTGGACCTGCCCGGCGTGCACCTCGCCGTGGTCTGCGTCCCGTCGATCGGGACGAAGCCGGTCCAAGAGCTCCGCGACCTGGCGGAGTCGCTGCAGGTCGAGGATCGGGTGCACTACCTGAACCCGGTCGGCCCCGGAGAAGTAGTCCCGTTCCTGCGTACCGCCGATGTCGGCCTCATCCCGATCTTGCGCTATCCCAGCCACGAGATGGCCCTGCCCAACAAGGTCTTCGAGTACTTGTTCGCTGGCTTGCCGGTGGTGACCAGCAACATGCAGAGCCTGACCGAGTTCATGAACGAGACGGGAGTCGGCGAGGTCTTCGAGGTCGAGAACCCGAAGGATCTCGCGGCCAAGGTCACCCGCGTCCTGGCGAACCCTGCCCCGTACCGGGAGCGGGCAGCCGATCCGCAGTTGCAACGCGAGATGTCCTGGGAGGGCCAGGCCGGCCATCTGCGAGAGCTGTACGGCGACCTCGTCGGCCAGACCCTGCCTGCGACCGCGCCGCCCGCCCCGCCACAGGTCTTCATCGGTCCTCTGAACACGGCCGGCCAGGCCGGGCGCTGGGCGCAGGCGATCGAACGCAACCACCCCGGCGTCTTCGGGATGTCGATGCGGATCGAGGCAGGCAAACACGACCTGCCTGCCGACTGGACGATCAAGCGGGAGCGGTACACCTCCAGTCTCAACTGGAAGGTCGCCACCACCGACTACTTCCTCAACAACGTCTCCCACGTACTGGCCGAAGGCGGCCGTCCGATCCTCGGCGACTCGGAGAGCACCTGGTTCAGCAAGGACCTCCAGCTCTTCGACGCCGCCGGCATCAAACACGGCGTCGTCTTCCACGGGCCTGAGGTGCGGGATCCGGCCCAGCACCGAGACCTCTACCCCCACTCGCCGTTCGCCGACCCCACCAATCGCGGGACGGTCCTGTTGCAGGCGGCGGTCGACCGGCTTCGGGAGCTGCTGGCCGACTACGACGGGCCCCGATTCGTCGCCACACCTGATCTCCTCGACTACGTCGAGGGAGCCATCTGGCTGCCCGCGGCCGTGAACCTCGACAGCGATCCGGTCACCCAGCCGGTACTCGAGCGTGACGTTCCGGTCGTCCTCCATGCGCTGTCCAGGACCGATCAGAAGGGGACGGCGGGGATCGATGCCGTCTTGTCCGAACTGCAGGCTGACGGCCGGATCGAGTACCAGCGGATCGGAGGTGTCTCGCACGATGAGCTCAGCAAGCTCGTCCAGGACGCGGACATCGTGGTGGATCAGCTGCTACTCGGTACCTACGGCGCCTTCGCCGTCGAGGCAATGGCCGCCGGACGGGTCACGGTCGGGCACGTCGCCAAGCATGTCCGTGACCTCCTACCCGCCCAACTGCCCATCGTCGAGGCAACTCCCCAGACCCTCCGCGACGTGATCGAGCAACTCGTGACCGACCGGGCCCCAGCGCGCACAGCCGCGCAAGCGGGCTACGACTACGTCAAAGCCATCCACGACGGCCGCAAATCAGCCGAGGCCCTCTCCACTTTCATCAACCCACCGGCCAGCTGA
- the dapB gene encoding 4-hydroxy-tetrahydrodipicolinate reductase, with protein sequence MIKVAVLGAKGKMGAQTCQAVEASDDLELVAALDQGDDLDELTNAKAEVVVDFTRPEVVMDNLGWCIGHGIHAVVGTTGFTDERLTTLRTQLEANAGTGVLIAPNFSIGAVLMMQFAAKAAPYYESVEIIELHHPDKVDAPSGTAQRTAQLIAEARKAAGSASIPDATSTGIEGARGADVDEIRVHSVRLRGLVAHQEVLLGDVGETLSIRHDSMHRESFMAGVLLGVRKIVGTPGLTVGLEHFMDLS encoded by the coding sequence ATGATCAAGGTTGCGGTGCTGGGCGCCAAGGGCAAGATGGGCGCTCAGACGTGCCAGGCTGTTGAAGCCTCCGACGATCTGGAGCTTGTTGCCGCCCTCGACCAGGGTGATGACCTGGACGAGCTCACCAACGCAAAAGCCGAGGTCGTCGTCGACTTCACCCGGCCCGAGGTCGTGATGGACAACCTCGGCTGGTGCATCGGGCACGGCATCCACGCCGTCGTCGGTACCACCGGCTTCACCGACGAGCGCCTGACGACCCTGCGTACCCAACTCGAGGCCAACGCAGGTACCGGCGTACTGATCGCCCCCAACTTCTCCATCGGCGCGGTGCTGATGATGCAGTTCGCGGCCAAGGCAGCCCCGTACTACGAATCGGTCGAGATCATCGAATTGCACCACCCCGACAAGGTCGATGCACCCTCCGGTACTGCGCAGCGCACCGCGCAACTCATCGCCGAGGCTCGCAAGGCGGCCGGCTCAGCCTCGATCCCGGACGCCACCAGCACCGGGATCGAGGGCGCGCGCGGAGCCGACGTCGACGAGATCCGCGTGCACAGCGTCCGCCTGCGCGGGCTCGTCGCGCACCAGGAGGTCCTGCTCGGCGACGTCGGCGAGACGCTGTCGATCCGGCACGACTCGATGCATCGCGAATCGTTCATGGCCGGCGTGCTGCTCGGAGTACGGAAGATCGTCGGAACGCCCGGGCTCACCGTCGGCCTGGAGCACTTCATGGACCTCAGCTGA
- a CDS encoding ATP-binding protein — translation MATATDEVGDWVGRPLPSDGSRRGSDDAQATGFGDLLRRHRRDAGLSQEGLAELAGLSVDAIAALERGRRRAPRPHTLRLLGDALHLGAPDRAQLTAAARRDDNVVPRSAMRPAPVPANELVGRADELTEVGRLVGERVTRLMTLSGPGGVGKTRLALAIAAEVAHQFEDGVCWVPLAPVSDPAAVAPAVAASTGLHPLDGARLIQEIAEQIGRRNLLLVLDNCEHVVADTATICSALLELCPNLSILASSRELMRIAGESVYVVQPLALPETNAQLDTSPAVKLFIDRATARGHEPLEQREQVARVVRRLEGMPLAIELAAARTNVLTVEELAAELETSFGILAGGSSTAGPRQQSLYGAIGWSHDLLTPQERELFALLSVFVGGWTLNAAAAVLSGTVVPGPLERARALDLTSRLVDKSLIRVSRDRGIARYDMLAVIREFAADQLAAAGRTEEIARSHAAFYISLAEEAEGHLRGANQADWLDRLDGELDNLRAAMSWSLRSGTAGEPVRLAGGLWLFCYLRGHYAEGSEWLERALALTGSDGVEPQYQAKAALGAGMLAFLQCEYGVATTRLESALTQYKELGDTAGTALVMQRLGGVARERGDYETAENLHCQSYDLFESLGDRSGMSWAHNHLGFVAWLRGDLEIGARRCKRARDSFRVLGDGEGLAWSLISLGTIAQYSGELTEAEDLLLESLALSQRLGYREGVAWSLNQLGIVERRRGFTDRAVHLLDESLAEHRDLGDRWRTASVLEELATVAQQRERTEYAAFLIGAADGIREVIGAPVPQVEKADQLATRRAIEQTLDRRAFRAAWSAGRAAPLAAVADGYPGAGGAGAPDRSNRL, via the coding sequence GTGGCGACCGCCACGGACGAGGTCGGAGACTGGGTGGGCCGTCCTTTGCCTTCAGACGGGTCTCGCCGCGGCTCGGACGACGCCCAGGCAACGGGTTTCGGTGATCTTCTCCGCCGGCACCGGCGCGACGCCGGATTGTCACAGGAGGGACTGGCGGAGCTCGCCGGTCTGAGCGTCGACGCCATCGCGGCGCTCGAGCGAGGTCGTCGACGAGCGCCCAGACCGCACACGCTCAGGCTGCTCGGAGACGCTCTCCACCTCGGTGCGCCCGATCGCGCCCAGCTCACCGCCGCTGCCCGCCGCGACGACAACGTCGTGCCCCGCTCGGCGATGCGTCCGGCACCGGTTCCGGCGAACGAACTGGTCGGCCGTGCGGACGAGCTCACCGAGGTCGGCCGGCTCGTCGGCGAACGCGTCACCCGGCTGATGACGCTGAGCGGTCCGGGCGGCGTGGGCAAGACCCGCCTTGCGCTCGCGATTGCCGCCGAGGTGGCTCATCAGTTTGAGGACGGCGTCTGCTGGGTGCCGCTTGCCCCGGTCTCGGATCCGGCCGCGGTCGCTCCGGCGGTGGCCGCGTCGACCGGACTGCACCCGCTCGACGGGGCCCGGCTGATCCAGGAGATCGCCGAGCAGATCGGCCGGCGCAACCTGCTGCTCGTCCTCGACAACTGCGAACACGTCGTCGCCGACACCGCGACGATCTGCTCGGCGTTGCTCGAGCTCTGCCCGAACCTCTCCATCCTCGCCTCCAGCCGCGAGCTGATGCGGATCGCCGGCGAGAGCGTGTACGTCGTCCAGCCGCTCGCCCTGCCGGAGACGAACGCTCAGCTGGACACCTCGCCCGCGGTCAAGCTGTTCATCGACCGGGCGACTGCCCGTGGGCATGAGCCGCTTGAGCAGCGTGAGCAGGTGGCCCGCGTCGTACGCCGCCTCGAAGGCATGCCGCTCGCGATCGAGCTGGCCGCCGCCCGCACGAACGTCCTGACCGTCGAAGAGCTCGCCGCCGAACTGGAGACCTCCTTCGGCATCCTGGCCGGCGGCTCCAGTACTGCGGGGCCGCGGCAGCAGTCCCTGTACGGCGCGATCGGGTGGAGCCATGACCTGCTGACCCCGCAGGAGCGCGAACTCTTCGCTCTGCTGTCGGTCTTCGTCGGCGGCTGGACTCTGAACGCAGCGGCCGCTGTGCTCTCCGGCACGGTCGTGCCCGGTCCACTTGAGCGAGCACGGGCGCTTGACCTCACCAGCCGGCTCGTGGACAAGTCGTTGATCCGGGTGAGCCGCGATCGGGGCATCGCGCGGTACGACATGCTCGCCGTGATCCGCGAGTTCGCCGCCGACCAGCTGGCCGCTGCCGGACGTACCGAGGAGATCGCGCGGAGCCACGCGGCCTTCTACATCTCGCTCGCCGAAGAGGCCGAGGGCCATCTGCGCGGCGCGAACCAGGCCGACTGGCTCGACCGCCTCGACGGTGAGCTCGACAACCTCCGCGCCGCGATGTCGTGGTCGTTGAGATCCGGTACTGCGGGCGAACCCGTTCGCCTCGCAGGTGGACTGTGGTTGTTCTGCTACCTGCGAGGCCACTACGCCGAGGGCAGCGAGTGGCTCGAGCGCGCGCTGGCCCTGACCGGCTCGGACGGGGTCGAACCGCAGTACCAGGCGAAGGCGGCGCTGGGAGCGGGGATGCTGGCCTTCCTGCAATGCGAGTACGGCGTGGCGACGACGCGACTGGAGTCGGCGCTCACGCAGTACAAGGAGCTCGGGGACACAGCCGGTACTGCGCTCGTCATGCAGAGGCTCGGGGGAGTGGCGCGTGAGCGTGGCGACTACGAGACGGCGGAGAACCTGCATTGCCAGAGCTACGACCTGTTCGAGAGTCTTGGCGATCGGTCGGGGATGTCGTGGGCGCACAACCATCTTGGGTTTGTCGCCTGGTTGCGTGGGGATCTCGAGATCGGGGCGCGGCGATGCAAGCGGGCTCGGGACAGCTTCCGGGTGCTCGGCGACGGTGAGGGGCTGGCCTGGTCGCTGATCAGCTTGGGCACGATTGCGCAGTACAGCGGTGAGCTGACCGAGGCCGAGGACCTGCTGCTGGAGAGTCTGGCGCTGTCGCAGCGGCTCGGGTATCGCGAAGGGGTCGCGTGGTCGCTCAACCAGTTGGGGATCGTCGAGCGGCGGCGCGGGTTCACCGATCGAGCGGTGCACCTGCTCGACGAGAGCCTGGCCGAGCATCGCGATCTGGGTGACCGGTGGCGGACCGCGAGCGTGCTGGAGGAGCTGGCGACGGTTGCTCAGCAGCGGGAGCGGACGGAGTACGCGGCGTTCTTGATCGGCGCGGCTGACGGGATCCGTGAGGTGATCGGCGCGCCGGTACCGCAGGTCGAGAAAGCGGACCAGCTCGCCACCCGCCGCGCCATCGAGCAAACCCTCGACCGTCGCGCCTTCCGGGCAGCCTGGTCTGCCGGCCGCGCAGCCCCGCTCGCCGCAGTAGCCGACGGATACCCCGGGGCGGGCGGCGCCGGCGCTCCGGACCGCTCGAACCGCCTCTGA
- a CDS encoding alpha/beta hydrolase, giving the protein MKFRTLAVALGISTAALLAIPGSGATASLQTGSERVQSGPNKVANRYLKQKLTWTQCGDPEYRTYCAKIVAPRDWSNQYSGNDIGLAVSKVAPAGKSKAKPSRVIFGNPGGPGGAGLGMAPYLASQAGLGKDHLFVGFDPRGTGDSSNVTCEGAPGFTMDARDRDSENLNLISEAAMLNRPYCERQSRGLLPYVNTAQTVQDIDLIRQLLGYEKIDWLGYSGGTWLGAYYQTYFPAHVGRFVLDSNTDFTRPWSETFEAQPQAFERRFREDFAPWAAKYDDRLHLGSSPRLVIRTYERLRRELKKQPAVEEFLDGSMKITYDQNALDQIVSSDMYTKMDFQSLALDLAFLRGLSAAQTADGPKAAQRKVDALPLARQQELVRRATRGPVGLPPVGQAFADDAESATFTAVTCNDTAWPQGRETGDDLAADLGPKYPLIGWTMNENPCFYWDRPALEMPTPTGKGLPTTLMVQSSHDPATNASLATAAHERYAGSRLLTITGEGDHGIYGGVNKCADKIINTFLTTGVAPAHDVSCKGEGIPAPSVPQSDDEGDTGTPLNRIAGFTKAVSGYLH; this is encoded by the coding sequence ATGAAGTTCCGTACCCTGGCCGTCGCCCTGGGTATCAGTACCGCCGCATTGCTCGCGATTCCGGGCTCCGGGGCGACCGCCTCGTTGCAGACCGGCTCGGAGCGGGTGCAGTCGGGCCCCAACAAAGTGGCCAACCGGTACTTGAAGCAGAAGCTCACCTGGACGCAGTGTGGCGACCCGGAGTACCGGACCTACTGCGCCAAGATCGTCGCCCCGCGCGACTGGTCCAACCAGTACTCCGGGAACGACATCGGCCTCGCCGTCAGCAAGGTGGCCCCGGCCGGCAAGAGCAAGGCGAAGCCCAGCCGCGTCATCTTCGGCAATCCCGGTGGACCCGGTGGAGCCGGGCTCGGCATGGCGCCGTACCTGGCCAGTCAGGCCGGCCTCGGCAAGGATCACCTGTTCGTCGGGTTCGACCCGCGCGGCACCGGGGACAGCTCCAACGTCACTTGCGAAGGCGCCCCCGGTTTCACCATGGACGCACGCGACCGCGACAGCGAGAACCTCAACCTGATCTCCGAAGCGGCGATGCTCAACCGCCCGTACTGCGAACGCCAGTCCCGCGGACTGCTGCCCTATGTCAACACCGCGCAGACCGTCCAGGACATCGACCTGATCCGCCAACTGCTCGGCTACGAGAAGATCGACTGGCTCGGGTACTCCGGCGGCACCTGGCTCGGCGCGTACTACCAGACCTACTTCCCGGCCCACGTCGGTCGCTTCGTGCTCGACTCGAACACGGACTTCACCCGGCCGTGGTCGGAGACCTTCGAGGCGCAGCCGCAGGCGTTCGAGCGGCGCTTCCGCGAAGACTTCGCTCCGTGGGCGGCGAAGTACGACGACCGGCTGCACCTGGGCTCATCGCCACGCTTGGTGATCAGGACCTATGAGCGGCTGCGCCGGGAACTCAAAAAGCAGCCGGCCGTCGAGGAGTTCCTGGACGGGTCGATGAAGATCACCTACGACCAGAACGCGCTCGATCAGATCGTCTCCTCGGATATGTATACAAAGATGGATTTCCAGTCGCTCGCGCTGGATCTCGCATTTCTCCGCGGACTCTCGGCCGCACAGACTGCCGATGGGCCGAAGGCGGCACAACGCAAGGTCGACGCATTGCCGCTGGCTCGTCAGCAGGAGCTCGTCCGGCGCGCGACCCGCGGACCGGTCGGCCTGCCGCCGGTCGGCCAGGCGTTCGCCGACGACGCGGAGAGCGCGACGTTCACGGCCGTCACCTGCAACGACACCGCCTGGCCGCAGGGTCGTGAGACCGGCGACGACCTCGCGGCCGACCTCGGCCCGAAGTACCCGCTGATCGGCTGGACGATGAACGAGAACCCCTGCTTCTACTGGGATCGGCCGGCCCTCGAGATGCCGACTCCGACCGGCAAAGGCTTGCCGACGACGTTGATGGTGCAGTCCTCGCACGACCCCGCCACCAACGCCTCGCTGGCCACCGCGGCGCACGAGCGGTACGCCGGGTCGCGGCTGCTCACGATCACCGGCGAAGGCGACCACGGCATCTACGGCGGCGTGAACAAGTGCGCCGACAAGATCATCAACACCTTCCTCACCACCGGGGTGGCGCCGGCCCACGACGTCAGTTGCAAGGGCGAGGGAATTCCGGCCCCGTCGGTACCGCAATCCGACGACGAGGGTGATACCGGCACGCCACTGAACCGGATTGCCGGATTCACCAAAGCCGTCTCGGGATATCTGCACTGA